In Xyrauchen texanus isolate HMW12.3.18 chromosome 13, RBS_HiC_50CHRs, whole genome shotgun sequence, a single genomic region encodes these proteins:
- the LOC127653758 gene encoding prostaglandin E2 receptor EP3 subtype-like, producing the protein MTSKCESSDVLHRNLSAGNMMLESNVSKPLQDSVGKSGSCGSVSVVFPITMMVTGMVGNSLAMLLVYNAYRRKENKKKQSFLLCIGSLALADLFGQLLTSPIVISVYRAGLKWDRVDPSGTLCAFFGVCMTTFGLCSLFLASAMAIERSLAITAPYWYSNYMKTTVTKQVLFIIWCLVLLFALLPVAGVGKYTLQWPGTWCFISTGDKDVTGNTFFATTFAVLGIFSLLVTLSCNVVTIRALVTRCKTKSSSTQSSKQWERLTTETVIQLMGIMCVLLTCWSPLLVLMLKMISTQTSSHYCKSAALLSPSTQDIPMDCNFFLIAIRLASLNQILDPWVYLLLREILLRKFCQMASAVSKWSLEGQKETQCPLDGLNKNENIQKERLNVENSNLNGGNEED; encoded by the exons ATGACATCTAAATGCGAGTCTTCAGATGTTCTGCATCGAAACCTTTCTGCTGGAAACATGATGCTGGAGTCTAACGTGTCCAAACCTTTACAGGACAGTGTCGGTAAGAGTGGCAGCTGTGGATCCGTGTCCGTGGTTTTTCCCATAACTATGATGGTCACCGGAATGGTCGGGAACTCTCTTGCGATGCTGCTAGTTTACAATGCGTATAgaagaaaggaaaataaaaaaaagcaatccTTTCTTCTTTGCATCGGGTCGTTGGCGTTAGCTGACCTTTTCGGCCAACTGCTCACAAGCCCAATAGTCATTTCGGTCTACAGAGCAGGTCTGAAATGGGACCGAGTGGACCCGTCGGGAACCTTGTGCGCCTTCTTTGGGGTGTGCATGACCACTTTTGGGTTGTGTTCTCTCTTTCTTGCCAGTGCCATGGCCATTGAGAGGTCCTTAGCCATCACTGCTCCATACTGGTACTCAAATTACATGAAAACAACCGTGACCAAGCAGGTTCTGTTCATTATCTGGTGTCTGGTTTTGCTCTTTGCCTTATTGCCTGTTGCTGGGGTTGGGAAATACACTTTGCAGTGGCCAGGCACTTGGTGTTTCATAAGTACTGGGGACAAGGACGTTACGGGAAATACGTTTTTTGCCACGACTTTTGCAGTGCTGGGGATATTTTCTTTGCTTGTCACATTGTCCTGTAATGTTGTGACCATCCGTGCATTGGTTACACGTTGCAAAACGAAGTCAAGTTCGACCCAGTCATCCAAGCAATGGGAGAGATTAACGACAGAGACTGTTATTCAGTTGATGGGCattatgtgtgttttgttgacGTGTTGGTCACCTCTACTG GTCCTTATGTTGAAAATGATCTCGACTCAAACATCCTCACATTACTGCAAGTCTGCTGCTTTACTCTCCCCATCCACCCAGGACATACCGATGGACTGCAACTTCTTTCTCATAGCCATTCGTCTGGCCTCACTCAATCAGATTTTAGATCCATGGGTTTACCTGCTTCTGAGAGAGATTCTCTTGAGGAAGTTCTGCCAGATGGCCAGTGCAGTATCCAAGTGGTCATTGGAGGGGCAGAAGGAAACTCAATGCCCTCTGGATGGCCTAAATAAGAACGAAAATATTCAGAAAGAGCGCCTGAACGTGGAGAACAGCAATTTAAA